A genomic window from Cytobacillus suaedae includes:
- a CDS encoding aminotransferase class V-fold PLP-dependent enzyme translates to MIPLYKPYMPPLPALNEILNSGNLSYGQNGKTFEEELGKFLGSNQIIITNTFNTAILVVLSVLDIGFGDEIITSPMACLVSTQPLASLGVKVIWADIDPNTGTLDPESVREKITSKTKAIIHNHYCGYLGYIDEINSIGKQYDIPIIDDGIEAFGSEYKGNKLGNCGSDITIFSFGAVRTPNTIDGGAIVFKDKFLYEKSKIVRDSGIDRSIFRDELGEISPKCDISLIGYNGTMSDINSYIGIQQMKHVNELITQQRSNAKKWNEELAENKDLKIIFRKDVLPNYWVFGLLAQNKRETIKLFRDNGYYASGVHINNNIYSVFGDKKQLIGVNDFYKSFVAIPSGWWFAK, encoded by the coding sequence GTGATACCTCTTTATAAACCATATATGCCTCCACTTCCAGCTTTAAATGAAATATTGAATTCTGGTAATCTGTCATATGGACAAAATGGAAAGACATTCGAAGAAGAACTAGGAAAATTTTTAGGTTCTAATCAAATTATAATTACAAATACTTTTAATACGGCTATTCTAGTAGTTTTATCTGTTCTAGATATTGGTTTTGGAGATGAAATTATTACCTCTCCGATGGCATGTTTAGTTTCTACACAACCACTTGCATCTTTAGGGGTTAAGGTCATTTGGGCTGATATAGATCCTAATACGGGAACACTAGATCCTGAAAGCGTTAGGGAGAAAATCACATCAAAGACTAAAGCAATAATTCACAATCATTACTGTGGATATCTAGGTTATATCGATGAAATCAATTCAATTGGTAAACAATATGATATTCCAATTATAGATGATGGAATAGAGGCATTTGGGAGTGAATATAAGGGGAATAAACTAGGAAATTGTGGTTCTGATATTACTATATTTTCTTTTGGAGCAGTAAGAACTCCCAACACAATTGATGGTGGAGCAATTGTATTTAAGGATAAATTCTTATATGAAAAAAGCAAGATTGTTAGAGACTCAGGTATAGATAGGAGCATTTTTAGGGACGAACTAGGTGAAATAAGTCCAAAATGTGATATTTCACTAATAGGATATAACGGAACAATGAGTGATATAAACAGTTATATAGGCATTCAACAAATGAAACATGTAAATGAATTGATCACTCAACAAAGATCAAATGCAAAAAAGTGGAATGAAGAATTGGCAGAGAATAAAGATTTAAAAATTATTTTTAGAAAAGATGTATTACCAAATTACTGGGTTTTCGGTTTGCTAGCTCAAAATAAAAGGGAAACAATTAAGTTATTTCGCGATAACGGATACTATGCCTCTGGGGTTCATATTAATAATAATATTTATAGTGTCTTCGGTGATAAGAAGCAATTAATAGGAGTAAATGATTTTTATAAAAGCTTTGTGGCCATACCGAGTGGTTGGTGGTTTGCGAAATAG
- a CDS encoding UDP-3-O-(3-hydroxymyristoyl) glucosamine N-acyltransferase, which produces MERQISINEISNILGIDYLGEDHIINGLNLCNRESLYKKVISYVTSEKYINTVSENLSISSLFVTNELYETYKNINRDIVFFITETPEVDFYRLHDYLYNNLDFYNKFNFISKIGVNCFIHPTAFIDDGVIIGDNVTVGPKSIVKRGSIIENNVTIGCNSVVGSEGFQVIQINGTPTAIRHVGGTHIHTNVFIGDNTTVCNSLLEGTTTVGENTKIDNLVHVAHNCNVGKNVVITAGAILCGSSVLEDGAWIGVNSSILNNVVVGKSALIGIGSVVTRNVSDNTLAFGVPAKEKK; this is translated from the coding sequence ATGGAAAGACAAATAAGCATTAATGAGATATCAAATATATTAGGAATAGATTACTTAGGAGAAGATCACATCATTAATGGATTGAACTTGTGTAATCGAGAATCCTTATATAAAAAAGTAATTTCATATGTAACTAGTGAGAAATATATTAATACGGTATCAGAAAACTTATCAATCTCTTCATTATTTGTAACCAATGAATTATATGAAACATATAAAAATATAAATCGAGATATTGTATTTTTTATCACAGAAACTCCCGAAGTGGATTTTTATAGATTGCACGATTACCTATATAACAATTTAGACTTCTATAACAAATTTAACTTTATATCTAAAATTGGAGTAAACTGTTTCATTCATCCTACTGCATTTATTGATGATGGAGTTATTATTGGTGACAACGTAACAGTTGGGCCTAAGAGTATTGTTAAAAGAGGAAGTATAATAGAGAATAACGTTACTATTGGTTGTAACTCTGTAGTTGGATCAGAAGGATTTCAAGTAATACAAATTAACGGCACTCCAACTGCTATAAGACATGTTGGTGGTACGCATATTCATACAAATGTATTTATTGGAGATAATACAACTGTATGTAATAGCTTGTTAGAGGGGACAACAACAGTTGGTGAAAATACCAAGATAGATAATTTAGTACATGTTGCACATAATTGTAATGTTGGAAAAAACGTAGTAATCACAGCTGGCGCAATATTATGTGGTTCATCAGTATTAGAGGACGGAGCTTGGATAGGGGTTAACTCATCTATTCTAAATAATGTTGTTGTAGGAAAAAGTGCTTTGATTGGTATCGGTAGTGTTGTCACACGTAATGTAAGTGATAACACTCTTGCTTTTGGAGTACCTGCGAAAGAAAAAAAATGA
- a CDS encoding DegT/DnrJ/EryC1/StrS family aminotransferase, which yields MIPLVKPFIAPKNELIPELESILYSGYIAEGEAVYEFERNFGSYIDNANTISLNSGTAALHIALLLAGVGPGDEVISTALTAEPTNVAIKLVGAKVVWADIDQNTGLLDPNAVREAITEKTKAIVLVHYAGMVCDLDKFNKIAQDFNIPIIEDAAHALGSYYNGKPIGSNSRFTCFSLQAIKHMTTIDGGILSLQSLDEAENARRLRWFGLDKKVSRLENDISIPGYKYHMNNVNATIGLVQLNHIDNVIGTHIENGKYYDQALSDISGVSLLPYYENTQPSYWLYTMKVENRDDFIKMMSSENIMASELHLRNDRHSIFAESKNVLPALDNFYKEFVHIPCGWWVNKEDRERIVEVIKKGW from the coding sequence ATGATACCACTTGTTAAACCCTTTATAGCTCCGAAAAATGAATTAATTCCTGAACTGGAATCAATCTTATACAGTGGATATATTGCTGAAGGAGAAGCTGTATATGAATTTGAACGAAATTTTGGTTCATATATTGATAATGCTAATACAATTAGCCTTAATTCAGGAACTGCGGCATTGCATATTGCACTCCTACTAGCTGGAGTTGGTCCTGGAGATGAAGTGATAAGTACAGCGTTAACAGCTGAACCAACAAATGTAGCAATAAAACTTGTAGGAGCAAAAGTAGTTTGGGCAGATATCGACCAAAATACAGGTTTATTAGACCCTAATGCAGTAAGGGAAGCAATTACAGAAAAGACAAAAGCAATCGTTTTAGTCCATTATGCTGGTATGGTATGTGACTTGGATAAGTTTAACAAAATAGCACAAGATTTTAATATACCTATCATAGAAGATGCTGCTCATGCATTGGGAAGTTATTATAATGGAAAGCCAATAGGTTCAAATTCTAGATTTACTTGCTTTTCTTTGCAAGCAATTAAACATATGACTACCATAGATGGAGGCATTCTTTCCTTACAAAGTCTTGATGAAGCCGAAAATGCAAGGCGACTAAGGTGGTTTGGACTTGATAAGAAAGTTTCAAGATTAGAAAATGACATTTCTATCCCTGGCTATAAATATCATATGAATAATGTTAACGCTACTATTGGTTTAGTTCAATTAAACCACATTGATAATGTTATAGGTACTCATATTGAAAACGGTAAATATTATGATCAAGCCCTTAGTGATATATCAGGTGTCTCACTTCTTCCCTATTACGAGAACACACAACCCTCTTATTGGTTGTATACTATGAAAGTGGAAAATCGAGATGATTTTATTAAGATGATGTCTTCGGAAAATATAATGGCATCAGAATTACACTTACGTAATGATAGACATAGTATTTTTGCAGAATCTAAGAATGTATTGCCAGCACTTGATAACTTCTACAAGGAATTTGTTCATATTCCTTGTGGTTGGTGGGTTAATAAAGAAGATAGAGAGAGGATAGTTGAAGTAATAAAGAAAGGTTGGTGA